The Legionella jordanis genomic sequence GTGCCGTGTTCATAAATTTCATACAAACAAATAATTTGTGGCACAGTTAAGCCATAACATTTGTTAAGCCGCCTGGAGTGATAATCCATTTGCTGCATGATTTTTCGCAGCCCAAAAATGATTTGTTTTGAACGGGAAGAGTCCACATTGTGTGGTTTATTACTCGGTTTCACTGGTATCGATAAAGGATTATTCATGGCAGTCTTGGCAATTGAGGGTTGAAATGATGATCTCTTAGAGGTAGTATCAAAATTACTTTGTACACAAAACATTTCAACCGATACGAACATTGAAGCTATATTCTAACGAACTCCTTCACTTTCCAATAGCCGGGCAACAATAAATTTGACCACAAGGCTAAAACCCAAAATAAGAAAAAGGGGGGTATATGCGAAAGGATTTTAAAAATTCCTTAACGAACATTAATGATGCGGTGAACACCTGCACGTTGGCTCCTGAAGAGCCAGAGATTCAATTTTTAAGTCAAGGCTTTTTAACCTTGGGCGTGGAAATTGAACTGCAGCTTATCGATGCTTTGGATTACAACCTTTGTTCTCGAGCTCAAGAAGTACTGGATGCAACCAGCCATTTGAAAAAAGTTAAACCCGAGTTTTATTTGAGTACCATTGAAGTCAATACGGATAAATGTCATGGCGTTCAAGAAGTTGAGGAAGATTTATATCTCACACTTTCTGAACTGCAATTAGCAACCAAGGGCTTGGGTGTTTTGTTTGCCGGTACGGGTTCTCATCCCTTTTCGACCTATGCAGATTGGAAAATTTCTCCCTCCGAGCGTTACCAGGACTTGTTGGACCGCAATCAGTGGCTAACAAGGCGAATGAGCGTTTTTGGCCTGCATGTGCATTTGGGCATGACTAGTGGTGAGGATTGCATTCGTTATAATAATTTCTTAATGCATTTCTTGCCCCATCTTTTAGCCCTCTCCTCAAGCTCCCCCTTTTGGCAAGGCATTGATACGGGTTTAGCTTCATGTCGGCCCACTACTTATGAATCTCTTCCTACCGCCGGTCAGCCTTATGCGGTCAAGTCCTGGCAAGATTTTGAGCATTTATACAAAACTTTGAAACACTGTGGCTCGATTCGCACCCTAAAAGATCTATGGTGGGACCTAAGACCTAGTCCTGGCTTTGGCACCTTGGAAATTAGAGTTTGCGATGGCACCGCCACTCTTGCAGAAACAGTGGCATTAGTGGCTTTTATCCATACTCTTGCCCACTGGTTCGCCGATAATGGCAGTTGGCTTGAATCAGTATCTTACCCTCCTTATTGGCTTTCCCGAGAAAATAAATGGAGGGCAATTCGGCATGGTTTGGACGCTCAGTTGGTCACGAATACTGAAGGAAAAACCAAAGCAATGCGCGAAGACATTGATGAATGGCTCGAAAAATTAAAACCTTATGTTCGAAAACTGAAATACGAGTCTTATTTTGACGTACTCAGGACAATAATGAACTCGGGAACAAGCTCTGAACGGCAAAGAAGAGTATTTCAGAATCGTGCTTGCCTCAAAGATGTTGTCAAGCACAACGTCAGTGAATTTTTGTTGCAAGTGCCTTTGTACAGGAAGGAAAATATATTGTCCTAGCAGGTTGGACAAGTTGGAATAGTGGTCCAACTTGTCCAGAGCTTCGTGTTTCTTGGGCGTTAGTAGTAGCTAAATTCTTTTTCAGCTTCAAAAATGCTTTGATCCTTTTGCCCTCCGTCAAGGCTAAAAAATCCATGCGGGGAGTAACTTTTTGAGCTTAACTTAGTCCACTCTTGAAATTCTTTATCTGAAACAAAAGGACCTGGATGCTCATCTTTAGGATTTGAAATTTCCTGAATCGCAGTTTTTGTGAAGAGTATTCTCTGCTTGATTTCCTGCAGTTGGGGCAACAATTCAAAAACCAGACGTATAATCATTGGTGCAGTTTGTTGTTGTCGATAACCACTTTGAGTCCAAACCTCATTATTATTATCAAATAACGGATCGCCATGCTCCAAATAATTACGAAATGCCCGCAAAGCTGGATAATTATTGTTTATGAATTCACAAGCCTTGAAGTGTTTGTATCCCCTAAGCGTCTCTAGATGTTGCAGGAGCTGTCCAGCATTGTACTCAATAGCATCATTCAGCTCATGAAAATCATCGAGCAGCTTATAAAGAGCTGGGCGATGCAGTTTTTTAGAGTGATTATCCCAGTCCTGAACCGTTGTAAATGCCAAGGAGGGATTGAGGTAGGCTACATCGATTAAAAATTCCCGGATATTTTCAAGCGCTTCAATGGCTAAATCCAGACGTTTAGAGGGGTTAAGCATATGTTGGGCTTGTGGAGCAACTTCTAAACGGTCGGCAAATGCTCTTAAGCTGTCGAGACCCTTAAATTTTGCTCTCCGCTCCTGTTCTCTTCTTTGACTTGCTAACTGTTCTTCCTCACGCTTACGCTGTCTTTCTGACTCGCTGGTAGCAGGCTTACTCGTGGCTTTAGTTAGAATTTCACTTAGATGTTTGTAGTATTCACCCATGCTTTTCTTAGGAAAGCATTGCAGAATAGAACCAATTTGTTGCTTATTAGCTCTAAAAGCACCACTGAAAATGCCCTTGCACTGTTCGAAAACGGATTCCGGGGCTTTATAAGTTTTCAATGCATCAAGAAACTCATTCTCTTCTTGGTCGTTGACTCTGCGCTCGACGGTTGAGCTGGCTTTCTGTTCCTCTGGAGCAGGTTCTTTGACACTGCACTCCAGATTAAAAAGATTGGCCCAGTAGGT encodes the following:
- a CDS encoding carboxylate-amine ligase, which codes for MRKDFKNSLTNINDAVNTCTLAPEEPEIQFLSQGFLTLGVEIELQLIDALDYNLCSRAQEVLDATSHLKKVKPEFYLSTIEVNTDKCHGVQEVEEDLYLTLSELQLATKGLGVLFAGTGSHPFSTYADWKISPSERYQDLLDRNQWLTRRMSVFGLHVHLGMTSGEDCIRYNNFLMHFLPHLLALSSSSPFWQGIDTGLASCRPTTYESLPTAGQPYAVKSWQDFEHLYKTLKHCGSIRTLKDLWWDLRPSPGFGTLEIRVCDGTATLAETVALVAFIHTLAHWFADNGSWLESVSYPPYWLSRENKWRAIRHGLDAQLVTNTEGKTKAMREDIDEWLEKLKPYVRKLKYESYFDVLRTIMNSGTSSERQRRVFQNRACLKDVVKHNVSEFLLQVPLYRKENILS